A region of Streptomyces sp. NBC_01750 DNA encodes the following proteins:
- a CDS encoding IS630 family transposase (programmed frameshift), translating into MRYAQGGGLTAEGQQARERVRFEAGERFVRGEKNAVIAKDLRVSARSVERWRRVWRAGGMEALATSGPAKVPKVSDERFAELERELARGPAVHGWEDQHWTLGRIRALIWWKFGVDCSSAAVWRLLHRHGWSWQSPARRAVERDDDAVGLWKKDVAARGMTAAALGAYVVFEDEAGFSMTPSLARTWSRRGHTPVVRVRGRSWRRFSIAALCCYKPGETSRLIFRPYRHRKHPGSGRKSFAWSDYRDLVVRAHLQLGAPIVLIWDNLNTHRAAGMRQYAAEHDWLTIVQLPSYAPDLNPVEGVWSLLRRGPLANVAFTDDAHLERVLRRGLRRIQRHPELIDGCLAGTGFSLTRHPTTPRRGQ; encoded by the exons ATGCGGTATGCGCAGGGTGGCGGGTTGACCGCCGAGGGGCAGCAGGCTCGGGAGCGGGTCCGTTTCGAGGCTGGTGAGCGGTTCGTGCGGGGCGAGAAGAACGCGGTGATCGCGAAGGATCTGCGGGTCAGTGCGCGGTCGGTGGAGCGGTGGCGGCGCGTCTGGCGGGCGGGCGGTATGGAGGCTCTGGCGACGTCGGGGCCTGCGAAGGTGCCGAAGGTATCTGATGAGCGGTTCGCCGAACTGGAGCGGGAGTTGGCGCGGGGGCCGGCCGTGCATGGCTGGGAGGACCAGCATTGGACGCTGGGACGGATCCGGGCCTTGATCTGGTGGAAGTTCGGGGTGGACTGCTCGTCAGCGGCGGTGTGGCGGCTGCTGCACCGTCACGGCTGGTCCTGGCAGTCGCCTGCCCGGCGGGCTGTGGAACGGGACGACGACGCGGTGGGGTTGTGGAAGAAGGAC GTGGCCGCACGTGGAATGACTGCGGCGGCGCTCGGGGCGTACGTGGTGTTCGAGGACGAGGCAGGGTTCTCGATGACACCGTCCCTCGCCCGCACCTGGAGCCGGCGGGGGCACACGCCGGTGGTGCGGGTGCGAGGACGCTCTTGGCGCCGCTTCTCGATCGCGGCCCTGTGCTGCTATAAGCCCGGCGAGACATCGCGGCTGATCTTCCGGCCCTATCGTCACCGCAAGCATCCCGGTTCAGGGCGCAAGAGCTTCGCCTGGAGCGATTACCGCGACCTGGTCGTGCGTGCTCACCTGCAACTCGGCGCCCCGATCGTCTTGATCTGGGACAATCTCAACACCCACCGGGCCGCCGGAATGCGGCAGTACGCTGCCGAACACGACTGGCTCACCATCGTGCAACTTCCCTCCTATGCACCGGATCTGAACCCGGTGGAAGGCGTGTGGTCACTGCTGCGACGCGGTCCGTTGGCCAACGTCGCCTTCACGGACGACGCGCATCTCGAACGCGTCTTACGCCGCGGACTGCGTCGCATCCAGCGTCATCCCGAACTCATCGACGGGTGTCTCGCCGGCACCGGCTTCAGCCTCACCCGCCACCCGACAACACCCCGAAGAGGTCAGTAA
- a CDS encoding N-acetylmuramoyl-L-alanine amidase produces the protein MLRAAGAVASAALLLPLVSAGPSATAERPSSGALQHDFAAAAAQYRVPQSVLLGVSYLQSRWDAHGGAASVTGGYGPMHLTDARTALAEAPHHSHGTEDARGDDARPARTVTDTALPETSELPARLRTLDRAVELSGISAEELRDSPAANVRGGAALLADAQKKLGRPLSENPADWYGAVARFSGADDTATATTYANDVFDVIRTGQTRITDSGQRVALAADPGAAPDAAQAARLGLRTADTRNTECPRTVACEWIPAPYEEFGDGDYGNHDLADRPASQSVKYIVIHDTEGSWDTTLKLVQDPTYVSWQYTLRSSDGHVAQHVPLKDVAWHAGNWYVNAKSVGLEHEGFLVSPDAWYTEAMYRSSARLVRYLSQRYDIPLDRQHILGHDNVPGTTAATIRGMHTDPGPYWDWSHYFQLLGKPFTPTAGPASGVVTIRPGYLRNQPVYTGCVQAGQACVPHGSGAVRLHTAPAEDAPLVKDIGLRPGGQDSTIDVNDTGARASTGQRYAVAGRQGDWTAIWYLGQQAWFHNPRKQPTAVGARGPVLTPKEGVAEVPVYGRAYPEPAAYPADVPVQAISPLPYKLLAGQRYVVGDLTAGEYLYATTFDTAGHRVVRGEEAYYEIQFGHRVAFVKASDVRLLK, from the coding sequence TCGTCCGGCGCGCTGCAGCACGACTTCGCCGCGGCTGCCGCCCAGTACCGTGTGCCGCAGAGCGTGCTGCTCGGCGTGTCCTATCTGCAGTCCCGCTGGGATGCGCACGGCGGTGCGGCAAGCGTCACCGGCGGCTACGGGCCGATGCATCTGACCGATGCCAGGACGGCGCTCGCCGAGGCGCCGCATCATTCGCACGGCACCGAGGACGCGCGCGGCGACGATGCGCGTCCGGCCCGGACCGTCACCGATACCGCCCTGCCCGAGACGTCCGAACTCCCCGCCCGGCTGAGGACCTTGGACCGTGCGGTCGAGCTCTCCGGGATCTCCGCCGAGGAGCTGCGGGACAGTCCGGCCGCCAATGTGCGCGGCGGTGCGGCCCTGCTCGCGGACGCGCAGAAGAAGCTGGGCCGACCGCTGAGCGAGAACCCCGCCGACTGGTACGGCGCGGTGGCGCGGTTCTCCGGCGCGGACGACACGGCGACCGCCACGACGTACGCCAACGATGTCTTCGACGTGATCCGCACGGGCCAGACCCGCATCACCGACAGCGGGCAGCGGGTTGCTCTCGCGGCCGACCCTGGCGCCGCCCCCGACGCCGCGCAGGCGGCGCGGCTCGGGCTGCGTACGGCCGACACGAGGAACACCGAGTGCCCCCGGACGGTGGCCTGCGAGTGGATCCCGGCGCCGTACGAGGAGTTCGGCGACGGCGACTACGGCAACCACGACCTGGCGGACCGGCCCGCGTCCCAGTCGGTGAAGTACATCGTCATCCATGACACCGAGGGCTCCTGGGACACCACTCTGAAGCTGGTGCAGGACCCGACGTATGTCTCCTGGCAGTACACCCTGCGCTCCTCGGACGGGCACGTCGCCCAGCACGTGCCGCTCAAGGACGTGGCCTGGCACGCCGGCAACTGGTATGTGAACGCCAAGTCGGTGGGCCTGGAGCACGAGGGCTTCCTTGTTTCGCCGGACGCCTGGTACACGGAGGCGATGTACCGCTCTTCCGCCCGCCTGGTGAGGTACCTGTCGCAGCGGTACGACATCCCGCTGGACCGCCAGCACATCCTCGGCCACGACAATGTGCCGGGCACGACCGCCGCGACCATCCGCGGCATGCACACCGATCCGGGCCCGTACTGGGACTGGTCCCACTACTTCCAGCTGCTCGGCAAGCCGTTCACGCCGACCGCCGGACCGGCGAGTGGTGTGGTGACGATCCGTCCCGGCTACCTGAGAAACCAGCCGGTGTACACGGGCTGTGTGCAGGCCGGGCAGGCGTGTGTGCCGCACGGTTCGGGGGCGGTCCGGCTGCACACCGCGCCCGCCGAGGACGCACCGCTCGTCAAGGACATCGGTCTGCGTCCGGGCGGCCAGGACTCCACGATCGACGTCAACGACACCGGCGCCCGTGCCTCGACCGGCCAGCGGTACGCGGTCGCCGGGCGTCAGGGAGACTGGACGGCGATCTGGTACCTGGGCCAGCAGGCCTGGTTCCACAACCCGCGCAAGCAGCCGACGGCGGTCGGCGCCCGGGGCCCGGTGCTCACGCCGAAGGAGGGTGTGGCGGAGGTTCCGGTGTACGGGCGGGCCTATCCGGAGCCGGCGGCGTACCCCGCAGATGTGCCGGTGCAGGCGATCTCGCCGCTGCCGTACAAGCTTCTCGCCGGCCAGCGGTACGTGGTCGGCGACCTGACTGCCGGCGAGTACCTGTACGCGACGACGTTCGACACCGCCGGGCACCGGGTGGTACGCGGCGAGGAGGCGTACTACGAGATCCAATTCGGGCACCGGGTCGCCTTTGTGAAGGCGTCCGACGTGCGCCTGCTGAAGTAG